A genomic window from Nicotiana sylvestris chromosome 11, ASM39365v2, whole genome shotgun sequence includes:
- the LOC104222972 gene encoding telomere repeat-binding factor 1-like isoform X2: MGAPKLKWTPEEEVALRAGVLKYGPGKWRTILKDPEFSGVLYLRSNVDLKDKWRNMTVMANGWGSREKAKLALKRMIQAPMQGESSAAVTSEAESDAEIPEAWPATTSRGSPQHGGSRRSILRLDNLIMEAISNLNEPGGSYQATISTYIEDQYWETPNIRRLLSAKLKYLTATGKLIKMKRKYKVAPKLTFANKRRNLPLPLLDSSQRICSKVDQDDINMLTRSQIDLDLEKMKNMSPQEAAAAAAQAVAEADTATAEAAEAARKAEAAAAEAEAAQAFAEAAMKTLQERSIPRMLVNMVKKFVGME; this comes from the exons ATGGGTGCACCTAAGCTGAAGTGGACTCCTGAAGAAGAAGTTGCTCTTAGAGCTGGGGTCCTTAAATATGGGCCAGGCAAATGGCGTACAATTCTTAAGGATCCAGAATTTAGTGGAGTGTTGTATCTGCGTTCAAATGTAGATCTCAAG GACAAGTGGAGAAATATGACTGTGATGGCAAACGGCTGGGGTTCTCGAGAGAAAGCAAAGTTGGCCCTCAAAAGGATGATTCAGGCCCCTATGCAGGGTGAGAGTTCTGCGGCTGTTACCTCGGAAGCTGAAAGTGATGCGGAAATTCCTGAAGCATGGCCAGCCACAACTTCTAGAGGCTCTCCACAGCATGGTGGTTCAAGAAGATCTATCCTAAG GTTGGATAATCTTATAATGGAGGCTATAAGCAACTTGAATGAGCCAGGTGGTTCCTACCAGGCGACCATTTCTACGTACATAGAG GACCAGTACTGGGAAACTCCAAACATTAGAAGGCTACTCTCAGCAAAGCTGAAGTATTTAACTGCAACTGGAAAACTCATAAAG ATGAAGCGGAAGTATAAAGTGGCACCTAAATTGACATTCGCCAACAAAAGAAGAAACCTCCCCCTTCCCCTCCTGGATAGCAGTCAGAGGATCTGTTCTAAGGTTGATCAGGATGACATAAACATGCTAACTAGATCTCAGATAGATTTAGATTTAGAGAAGATGAAGAATATGTCACCTCAAGAGGCAGCTGCTGCTGCTGCACAAGCAGTTGCAGAAGCAGACACAGCTACAGCCGAAGCTGCGGAGGCTGCCAGGAAGGCTGAGGCTGCCGCAGCTGAAGCCGAAGCTGCACAAGCATTTGCAGAAGCTGCAATGAAAACACTACAAGAGAGAAGCATCCCAAGGATG CTTGTAAATATGGTAAAGAAGTTCGTTGGAATGGAATAA
- the LOC104222972 gene encoding telomere repeat-binding factor 1-like isoform X1, giving the protein MVNGLFWELHFLDALMGAPKLKWTPEEEVALRAGVLKYGPGKWRTILKDPEFSGVLYLRSNVDLKDKWRNMTVMANGWGSREKAKLALKRMIQAPMQGESSAAVTSEAESDAEIPEAWPATTSRGSPQHGGSRRSILRLDNLIMEAISNLNEPGGSYQATISTYIEDQYWETPNIRRLLSAKLKYLTATGKLIKMKRKYKVAPKLTFANKRRNLPLPLLDSSQRICSKVDQDDINMLTRSQIDLDLEKMKNMSPQEAAAAAAQAVAEADTATAEAAEAARKAEAAAAEAEAAQAFAEAAMKTLQERSIPRMLVNMVKKFVGME; this is encoded by the exons GTTTGTTCTGGGAACTTCATTTCCTTGATGCTTTGATGGGTGCACCTAAGCTGAAGTGGACTCCTGAAGAAGAAGTTGCTCTTAGAGCTGGGGTCCTTAAATATGGGCCAGGCAAATGGCGTACAATTCTTAAGGATCCAGAATTTAGTGGAGTGTTGTATCTGCGTTCAAATGTAGATCTCAAG GACAAGTGGAGAAATATGACTGTGATGGCAAACGGCTGGGGTTCTCGAGAGAAAGCAAAGTTGGCCCTCAAAAGGATGATTCAGGCCCCTATGCAGGGTGAGAGTTCTGCGGCTGTTACCTCGGAAGCTGAAAGTGATGCGGAAATTCCTGAAGCATGGCCAGCCACAACTTCTAGAGGCTCTCCACAGCATGGTGGTTCAAGAAGATCTATCCTAAG GTTGGATAATCTTATAATGGAGGCTATAAGCAACTTGAATGAGCCAGGTGGTTCCTACCAGGCGACCATTTCTACGTACATAGAG GACCAGTACTGGGAAACTCCAAACATTAGAAGGCTACTCTCAGCAAAGCTGAAGTATTTAACTGCAACTGGAAAACTCATAAAG ATGAAGCGGAAGTATAAAGTGGCACCTAAATTGACATTCGCCAACAAAAGAAGAAACCTCCCCCTTCCCCTCCTGGATAGCAGTCAGAGGATCTGTTCTAAGGTTGATCAGGATGACATAAACATGCTAACTAGATCTCAGATAGATTTAGATTTAGAGAAGATGAAGAATATGTCACCTCAAGAGGCAGCTGCTGCTGCTGCACAAGCAGTTGCAGAAGCAGACACAGCTACAGCCGAAGCTGCGGAGGCTGCCAGGAAGGCTGAGGCTGCCGCAGCTGAAGCCGAAGCTGCACAAGCATTTGCAGAAGCTGCAATGAAAACACTACAAGAGAGAAGCATCCCAAGGATG CTTGTAAATATGGTAAAGAAGTTCGTTGGAATGGAATAA